Proteins from a genomic interval of Kitasatospora herbaricolor:
- the wsfD gene encoding glycan biosynthesis hexose transferase WsfD, with protein sequence MTSQQAVVAPPSPAPAPRAPGGAARLLGRPGVFAAAAGSAAAALMAARIFLPGPIGLADNGDGPRRMCALDSVAQVDPGSAPWWAYVNFGYVRAQPGACDPDGGYPSSAALLLRLARPLGHWLGLPGEVDLRALAVLFCLLAGLAVGVFAAALRGGPAARSLVCLALFLVVGDSIFAGYAASPYSEGAGLLGILLAAAGATHLGGSPRARRAGLLVLTAGAVLAVASKTQAVTTALPFAALPLFAQVPPWRAAKARAARVLPCCAAAVILATGAVAAQWQPEQFKVVNPTEMVFAGLLGAVDDPAAAAVELGLPADFGRYAGRSWWSADPPQDDPRWPEVRGRMTYPTVAGFLLRHPGVAVDIALGAVEDFGAARPGYLGSYPVGAGEPAGAQESRLAVFGTLLRLLGGGPLLLVVLGLGAVAAGRLRALRHHPARRAFAAAVLCLAGVTAVQFLTAAYGEAVEGVKHQVFAIYAAGLVLVLAAAGLCCAPAPGPAGGGALPPPRQEPSRAPEQVQR encoded by the coding sequence ATGACCAGCCAGCAAGCCGTCGTCGCGCCCCCGTCTCCCGCCCCGGCCCCGCGCGCCCCGGGCGGCGCGGCCCGCCTCCTCGGCCGGCCGGGGGTGTTCGCCGCCGCCGCCGGATCCGCCGCGGCCGCGCTGATGGCCGCCCGGATCTTCCTGCCCGGTCCGATCGGCCTGGCCGACAACGGCGACGGCCCGCGCCGGATGTGCGCGCTGGACAGCGTCGCGCAGGTCGACCCCGGCTCCGCCCCCTGGTGGGCGTACGTCAACTTCGGCTACGTCCGGGCGCAGCCGGGCGCCTGTGACCCGGACGGCGGCTACCCCAGCAGCGCGGCGCTGCTGCTGCGACTGGCGCGGCCGCTCGGGCACTGGCTCGGGCTGCCCGGCGAGGTCGACCTGCGGGCGCTCGCGGTGCTCTTCTGCCTGCTGGCGGGCCTGGCCGTCGGGGTGTTCGCGGCCGCGCTGCGCGGCGGCCCGGCGGCGCGCTCGCTGGTGTGCCTGGCGCTGTTCCTGGTGGTCGGGGACAGCATCTTCGCGGGCTACGCCGCCTCGCCCTACAGCGAGGGCGCCGGACTGCTCGGCATCCTGCTGGCGGCCGCGGGAGCGACCCATCTGGGCGGCTCCCCCCGAGCACGGCGGGCCGGACTGCTGGTCCTCACGGCGGGCGCGGTGCTCGCCGTCGCCTCGAAGACCCAGGCGGTGACGACGGCGCTGCCGTTCGCCGCCCTGCCGCTGTTCGCGCAGGTCCCGCCGTGGCGGGCGGCCAAGGCCCGGGCGGCGCGGGTGCTGCCGTGCTGCGCGGCCGCCGTGATCCTGGCGACGGGGGCGGTCGCCGCCCAGTGGCAGCCGGAGCAGTTCAAGGTGGTCAACCCGACCGAGATGGTCTTCGCCGGCCTGCTCGGCGCCGTCGACGACCCGGCCGCCGCAGCCGTCGAGCTGGGGCTGCCCGCCGACTTCGGGCGGTACGCCGGGCGCAGCTGGTGGTCGGCGGACCCGCCGCAGGACGACCCGCGCTGGCCCGAGGTGCGCGGCCGGATGACCTACCCCACCGTCGCCGGGTTCCTGCTGCGCCACCCCGGCGTCGCCGTCGACATCGCGCTCGGCGCGGTCGAGGACTTCGGCGCCGCCCGGCCCGGCTACCTCGGCTCCTACCCGGTGGGGGCCGGCGAGCCGGCCGGTGCCCAGGAGTCCCGGCTGGCGGTCTTCGGGACGCTGCTGCGCCTGCTGGGCGGCGGCCCGCTGCTGCTGGTCGTCCTCGGGCTCGGTGCGGTCGCGGCGGGCCGGCTGCGCGCCCTGCGGCACCACCCGGCCCGGCGGGCGTTCGCCGCGGCGGTGCTCTGCCTGGCCGGCGTCACGGCCGTCCAGTTCCTCACCGCCGCGTACGGCGAGGCGGTCGAGGGCGTCAAGCACCAGGTCTTCGCGATCTACGCGGCCGGGCTGGTCCTGGTGCTGGCCGCGGCCGGCCTCTGCTGCGCGCCCGCCCCGGGGCCGGCCGGCGGCGGCGCGCTGCCGCCGCCCCGGCAGGAGCCGAGCCGGGCCCCGGAGCAGGTGCAGCGGTAG